Within Deltaproteobacteria bacterium, the genomic segment CTTTTGCTTTTTCAAAAATCGGGCCCGATGTAACAATGCCGGCATGCCCAAAAAACCTAAAACCTTCTGTTCTCTCTTTATTCACCACGGCGATTGCAACAATCGGATTTTCCTTTATATTTGAAAAAGTCCTTTTACCGGTACCTTCATTAAAGATAATTGTTTCATCATCCAAAGCTCTTGTACTTTTTTTAGGACCTACATCAGGTATGCCCTGTTTGTTTGCAGTGGCTACAAAGCATTGATTCTCGGCTATTAATGTTTTCATAGCATCGGTTAATTTAGTCATATTTATCTCCTTTTTTTATCTTATTGTCACATCATGTACAACAATTTTTATATTTAACTCAATTCACTTTAATTTCCAATAAATATTGATTCGAAATGCCTTTGCCCTATGGT encodes:
- a CDS encoding pyridoxamine 5'-phosphate oxidase family protein, which translates into the protein MTKLTDAMKTLIAENQCFVATANKQGIPDVGPKKSTRALDDETIIFNEGTGKRTFSNIKENPIVAIAVVNKERTEGFRFFGHAGIVTSGPIFEKAKEMAAQLNRPAPLAVIAVKVEEIYNLKPGPTAGERIA